The Miscanthus floridulus cultivar M001 chromosome 17, ASM1932011v1, whole genome shotgun sequence genome has a window encoding:
- the LOC136516314 gene encoding uncharacterized protein — translation MGFQVAAVAPSPCARSSSASSSPSTSSRPSPLAWGTGVMARRPRLARMPARCALSASLDGMGGGDAEFMKRIEELAAAVGVHPAGAAGCGWPASVERSASNVGLPLSLRMLKRKKQQQQAAAARHSRWDEGLLLGSAGESVGRAFFYMVLIVRELQSFALQQMHDALLCDDLQGVLARVQGEMHASFVWLFQHIFAGTPALMVSLMLLLANFTVQSMGHSVAAAAATIPPTPPAVALVNTQRAEPSRPPRFDAASVKTFSVGRTASVGGNSGGGGKTPPVAGATGDGRWDESLYRLSRVAPQQPSAPPGAEVAAQDAANADEQAIWEMMLAEASKMQASARAEELSDSDVLRSLVAPVEAELETEDHAEHTLTQQRYEQAVAAEPNNSLILANFAQFLYLVQNDNDRAEHYFERAVRAEPADSEALSWYATFLWKARNDLAGAEDTYQEAIAADPGNAHHAAAYAHFLWNTGACTEAAATRRDA, via the exons ATGGGCTTCCAGGTGGCCGCCGTGGCACCGTCGCCGTGCGcgcgctcctcctccgcctcgtcGTCGCCCTCGACCTCCTCGCGGCCGTCACCCCTAGCCTGGGGAACCGGTGTGATGGCGCGTCGGCCGCGCCTGGCTCGGATGCCAGCGAGGTGCGCGCTGAGCGCGAGTTTGGATGGGATGGGTGGCGGGGACGCGGAGTTCATGAAGAGGATCGAGGAGCTCGCGGCGGCGGTCGGGGTGCACCCGGCGGGCGCGGCGGGTTGCGGGTGGCCCGCGAGCGTGGAGCGGAGCGCGAGCAACGTCGGGCTGCCGCTGTCGCTGCGGATGCTGAAGCGGAAAAAGCAGCaacagcaggcggcggcggcgcggcattCGCGCTGGGACGAGGGGCTGCTGCTGGGCTCCGCCGGGGAGTCGGTGGGCCGCGCCTTCTTCTATATGGTGCTCATCGTGCGGGAGCTGCAGAGCTTCGCGCTGCAGCAGATGCACGACGCGCTGCTCTGCGACGACCTGCAGGGCGTGCTGGCTCGCGTGCAGGGCGAGATGCACGCCTCCTTCGTCTGGCTCTTCCAGCACATCTTCGCCGGCACGCCGGCGCTCATGGTCTCCCTCATGCTCCTCCTCGCCAACTTCACCGTCCAATCGATGGGCCACAGCGTCGCCGCTGCGGCCGCCACCATCCCGCCCACTCCGCCTGCTGTCGCCCTGGTCAACACCCAGCGCGCGGAGCCGTCACGACCGCCGCGGTTCGACGCGGCTTCGGTGAAGACGTTCTCCGTCGGCCGGACGGCCTCGGTCGGCGGGaacagcggcggtggcggcaagaCGCCGCCTGTCGCGGGCGCCACCGGCGACGGCCGGTGGGACGAGTCCTTGTATCGGCTAAGCCGTGTGGCGCCGCAGCAGCCGTCGGCGCCCCCTGGGGCTGAGGTCGCCGCCCAAGACGCTGCGAACGCGGACGAGCAGGCCATTTGGGAAATGATGCTCGCGGAGGCCTCCAAGATGCAGGCCAGCGCACGCGCCGAGGAGCTGAGCGACTCGGACGTGCTAAGAAGCCTCGTCGCGCCGGTGGAGGCGGAGCTGGAGACTGAGGACCACGCCGAGCACACGCTGACGCAGCAGAGGTACGAGCAGGCCGTCGCCGCTGAGCCCAACAACTCGCTCATCCTCGCCAACTTCGCGCAGTTCCTCTACCTCGTGCAGAACGACAATGACCG GGCGGAGCACTACTTCGAGAGGGCTGTGCGCGCTGAACCGGCGGACTCGGAGGCGCTGAGCTGGTACGCTACCTTTCTGTGGAAGGCGCGGAACGACCTCGCCGGCGCGGAGGACACCTACCAGGAGGCCATCGCGGCCGACCCCGGGAACGCTCACCACGCCGCGGCCTACGCGCACTTCCTCTGGAACACCGGAG CATGCACGGAggcggcggccacgcggcgagaCGCCTAG
- the LOC136519022 gene encoding uncharacterized protein isoform X6: MAEDYGAILRHISSLKDMVDKVNEEIEQNIQKTREIESEIVQHSETEKQYLNKESELTKEISVIEFELNGLIHVAAAESDLLKVAEGNLEFQKVAQDRIRKRLSDKMEKFINESMGFQANMLRSLSEHFVLLLNEKSSLEDESAKLKMKIDTIHSSSKEYIAEILEEFWSLSYGT, encoded by the exons ATGGCGGAGGACTACGGCGCCATCCTCCGCCACATCTCCTCCCTCAAGGATATGGTCGACAAG GTCAATGAAGAGATTGAGCAAAACATACAAAAGACCAGGGAAATAGAATCAGAGATAGTGCAGCATTCTGAAACCGAAAAGCAATATCTCAACAAGGAGTCTGAGTTGACAAAAGAAATATCAGTTATTGAGTTTGAACTCAATGGCCTTATCCATGTGGCTG CTGCTGAATCAGATTTACTTAAAGTGGCTGAGGGAAATTTGGAGTTCCAGAAAGTTGCTCAGGATAGGATTCGAAAAAGATTGTCTGATAAGAT GGAAAAATTCATCAATGAATCTATGGGGTTTCAAGCCAATATGCTCAGAAGTTTGAGTGAGCATTTTGTTCTCTTACTGAATGAAAAAAGTTCACTGGAGGATGAAAGTGCGAAATTGAAAATGAAGATAGACACTATACATAGTTCATCCAAGGAATACATTGCAGAGATTCTTGAGGAA
- the LOC136519022 gene encoding uncharacterized protein isoform X4 — MAEDYGAILRHISSLKDMVDKVNEEIEQNIQKTREIESEIVQHSETEKQYLNKESELTKEISVIEFELNGLIHVAAAESDLLKVAEGNLEFQKVAQDRIRKRLSDKMEKFINESMGFQANMLRSLSEHFVLLLNEKSSLEDESAKLKMKIDTIHSSSKEYIAEILEEVSTENSVYQSITNLQQPIKDELLLSTEG; from the exons ATGGCGGAGGACTACGGCGCCATCCTCCGCCACATCTCCTCCCTCAAGGATATGGTCGACAAG GTCAATGAAGAGATTGAGCAAAACATACAAAAGACCAGGGAAATAGAATCAGAGATAGTGCAGCATTCTGAAACCGAAAAGCAATATCTCAACAAGGAGTCTGAGTTGACAAAAGAAATATCAGTTATTGAGTTTGAACTCAATGGCCTTATCCATGTGGCTG CTGCTGAATCAGATTTACTTAAAGTGGCTGAGGGAAATTTGGAGTTCCAGAAAGTTGCTCAGGATAGGATTCGAAAAAGATTGTCTGATAAGAT GGAAAAATTCATCAATGAATCTATGGGGTTTCAAGCCAATATGCTCAGAAGTTTGAGTGAGCATTTTGTTCTCTTACTGAATGAAAAAAGTTCACTGGAGGATGAAAGTGCGAAATTGAAAATGAAGATAGACACTATACATAGTTCATCCAAGGAATACATTGCAGAGATTCTTGAGGAAGTAAGTACAGAAAATTCAG TCTACCAATCAATTACAAATTTGCAACAACCAATCAAAGATGaactactactgtctactgagGGCTAG
- the LOC136519022 gene encoding uncharacterized protein isoform X1: MAEDYGAILRHISSLKDMVDKVNEEIEQNIQKTREIESEIVQHSETEKQYLNKESELTKEISVIEFELNGLIHVAAAESDLLKVAEGNLEFQKVAQDRIRKRLSDKMEKFINESMGFQANMLRSLSEHFVLLLNEKSSLEDESAKLKMKIDTIHSSSKEYIAEILEEVSTENSDGFWNREMMSSSATRRKDCFSMNSTNQLQICNNQSKMNYYCLLRARCLEHQPVVALNLLFELLPLRLRVGRAAYWCRLCPNAGQIKPQAAARCRWGTRLFGRLGKVSRSRRGRALEAPSRTGRGHRSWLAGSLRVFDSWARLAGRPSWMVDGRRQQTWPFYSCLDQIYTEFGLFICIIHVYA, encoded by the exons ATGGCGGAGGACTACGGCGCCATCCTCCGCCACATCTCCTCCCTCAAGGATATGGTCGACAAG GTCAATGAAGAGATTGAGCAAAACATACAAAAGACCAGGGAAATAGAATCAGAGATAGTGCAGCATTCTGAAACCGAAAAGCAATATCTCAACAAGGAGTCTGAGTTGACAAAAGAAATATCAGTTATTGAGTTTGAACTCAATGGCCTTATCCATGTGGCTG CTGCTGAATCAGATTTACTTAAAGTGGCTGAGGGAAATTTGGAGTTCCAGAAAGTTGCTCAGGATAGGATTCGAAAAAGATTGTCTGATAAGAT GGAAAAATTCATCAATGAATCTATGGGGTTTCAAGCCAATATGCTCAGAAGTTTGAGTGAGCATTTTGTTCTCTTACTGAATGAAAAAAGTTCACTGGAGGATGAAAGTGCGAAATTGAAAATGAAGATAGACACTATACATAGTTCATCCAAGGAATACATTGCAGAGATTCTTGAGGAAGTAAGTACAGAAAATTCAG ACGGCTTTTGGAATCGAGAGATGATGTCTTCATCAGCAACACGTAGAAAAGATTGCTTCTCAATGAAT TCTACCAATCAATTACAAATTTGCAACAACCAATCAAAGATGaactactactgtctactgagGGCTAGATGTCTAGAACACCAACCTGTGGTGGCTCTCAACTTGCTGTTTGAACTGTTGCCGCTGCGTCTGCGTGTGGGCCGTGCCGCCTACTGGTGCCGGCTGTGCCCCAATGCCGGCCAAATCAAACCCCAGGCGGCGGCGCGGTGCAGGTGGGGAACGAGACTTTTTGGTCGATTGGGAAAGGTGAGTCGAAGCAGGCGGGGGCGAGCCCTGGAGGCGCCGTCACGGACGGGCAGAGGGCATCGCTCCTGGTTGGCTGGTTCCCTCCGTGTGTTTGATTCTTGGGCTAGgctagcaggccggcccagctggATGGTGGACGGTAGGAGGCAACAAACGTGGCCTTTTTACTCTTGCTTGGATCAAATATATACAGAGTTTGGTCTATTTATATGTATAATACATGTATATGCATAG
- the LOC136519022 gene encoding uncharacterized protein isoform X2 yields the protein MAEDYGAILRHISSLKDMVDKVNEEIEQNIQKTREIESEIVQHSETEKQYLNKESELTKEISVIEFELNGLIHVAAAESDLLKVAEGNLEFQKVAQDRIRKRLSDKMEKFINESMGFQANMLRSLSEHFVLLLNEKSSLEDESAKLKMKIDTIHSSSKEYIAEILEESTNQLQICNNQSKMNYYCLLRARCLEHQPVVALNLLFELLPLRLRVGRAAYWCRLCPNAGQIKPQAAARCRWGTRLFGRLGKVSRSRRGRALEAPSRTGRGHRSWLAGSLRVFDSWARLAGRPSWMVDGRRQQTWPFYSCLDQIYTEFGLFICIIHVYA from the exons ATGGCGGAGGACTACGGCGCCATCCTCCGCCACATCTCCTCCCTCAAGGATATGGTCGACAAG GTCAATGAAGAGATTGAGCAAAACATACAAAAGACCAGGGAAATAGAATCAGAGATAGTGCAGCATTCTGAAACCGAAAAGCAATATCTCAACAAGGAGTCTGAGTTGACAAAAGAAATATCAGTTATTGAGTTTGAACTCAATGGCCTTATCCATGTGGCTG CTGCTGAATCAGATTTACTTAAAGTGGCTGAGGGAAATTTGGAGTTCCAGAAAGTTGCTCAGGATAGGATTCGAAAAAGATTGTCTGATAAGAT GGAAAAATTCATCAATGAATCTATGGGGTTTCAAGCCAATATGCTCAGAAGTTTGAGTGAGCATTTTGTTCTCTTACTGAATGAAAAAAGTTCACTGGAGGATGAAAGTGCGAAATTGAAAATGAAGATAGACACTATACATAGTTCATCCAAGGAATACATTGCAGAGATTCTTGAGGAA TCTACCAATCAATTACAAATTTGCAACAACCAATCAAAGATGaactactactgtctactgagGGCTAGATGTCTAGAACACCAACCTGTGGTGGCTCTCAACTTGCTGTTTGAACTGTTGCCGCTGCGTCTGCGTGTGGGCCGTGCCGCCTACTGGTGCCGGCTGTGCCCCAATGCCGGCCAAATCAAACCCCAGGCGGCGGCGCGGTGCAGGTGGGGAACGAGACTTTTTGGTCGATTGGGAAAGGTGAGTCGAAGCAGGCGGGGGCGAGCCCTGGAGGCGCCGTCACGGACGGGCAGAGGGCATCGCTCCTGGTTGGCTGGTTCCCTCCGTGTGTTTGATTCTTGGGCTAGgctagcaggccggcccagctggATGGTGGACGGTAGGAGGCAACAAACGTGGCCTTTTTACTCTTGCTTGGATCAAATATATACAGAGTTTGGTCTATTTATATGTATAATACATGTATATGCATAG
- the LOC136519022 gene encoding uncharacterized protein isoform X5: MAEDYGAILRHISSLKDMVDKVNEEIEQNIQKTREIESEIVQHSETEKQYLNKESELTKEISVIEFELNGLIHVAAAESDLLKVAEGNLEFQKVAQDRIRKRLSDKMEKFINESMGFQANMLRSLSEHFVLLLNEKSSLEDESAKLKMKIDTIHSSSKEYIAEILEESVADAGIENWVYRLHIYTYRTKPSWHM; the protein is encoded by the exons ATGGCGGAGGACTACGGCGCCATCCTCCGCCACATCTCCTCCCTCAAGGATATGGTCGACAAG GTCAATGAAGAGATTGAGCAAAACATACAAAAGACCAGGGAAATAGAATCAGAGATAGTGCAGCATTCTGAAACCGAAAAGCAATATCTCAACAAGGAGTCTGAGTTGACAAAAGAAATATCAGTTATTGAGTTTGAACTCAATGGCCTTATCCATGTGGCTG CTGCTGAATCAGATTTACTTAAAGTGGCTGAGGGAAATTTGGAGTTCCAGAAAGTTGCTCAGGATAGGATTCGAAAAAGATTGTCTGATAAGAT GGAAAAATTCATCAATGAATCTATGGGGTTTCAAGCCAATATGCTCAGAAGTTTGAGTGAGCATTTTGTTCTCTTACTGAATGAAAAAAGTTCACTGGAGGATGAAAGTGCGAAATTGAAAATGAAGATAGACACTATACATAGTTCATCCAAGGAATACATTGCAGAGATTCTTGAGGAA TCAGTGGCGGACGCAGGAATTGAAAATTGGGTGTACAGGCTACATATATACACATACAGAACCAAACCATCGTGGCATATGTAA